The proteins below come from a single Holdemania massiliensis genomic window:
- a CDS encoding PadR family transcriptional regulator yields the protein MNAQFKKGVLEMCVLSLLAQGEKYGYELTEAISQKMTVAAGTLYLILKRLKDDGDVDTYLVESAEGPARKYYRLTEKGRSHEQQLTGEWQEFVRLVDELIRKGEA from the coding sequence ATGAACGCTCAGTTTAAGAAAGGCGTACTGGAAATGTGCGTGCTGTCCTTGCTGGCGCAGGGAGAGAAATACGGCTATGAGCTGACCGAAGCGATCTCACAGAAAATGACGGTTGCGGCGGGAACCCTGTATCTGATCTTAAAACGGCTGAAGGATGACGGCGACGTGGACACTTATCTGGTGGAGTCTGCGGAAGGTCCGGCCCGCAAATACTATCGGCTGACGGAAAAAGGCCGATCCCATGAACAACAGCTGACAGGCGAATGGCAGGAATTTGTGCGATTAGTGGATGAACTCATCCGGAAAGGAGAAGCATGA
- a CDS encoding RnfABCDGE type electron transport complex subunit B codes for MITAIIMMFVVGAVLGLILGIASNVFKVEVDERVEKVTAMLPGYNCGSCGFAGCSGMAEAMVAGEVASASACKPSKPDARTKIVEYLTTTPGPDGNTINIKA; via the coding sequence ATGATTACAGCAATTATCATGATGTTTGTGGTCGGTGCCGTTCTCGGTTTGATTCTGGGGATTGCCTCCAACGTGTTCAAAGTTGAAGTCGATGAACGCGTTGAAAAGGTAACGGCCATGCTTCCAGGCTACAACTGCGGAAGCTGCGGCTTTGCCGGATGTTCCGGTATGGCGGAAGCCATGGTGGCTGGTGAAGTTGCCTCAGCTTCAGCCTGCAAGCCAAGCAAGCCGGATGCCCGGACGAAGATCGTTGAATATTTGACGACAACACCTGGCCCAGACGGCAATACAATTAACATTAAAGCTTAG
- a CDS encoding DUF4097 family beta strand repeat-containing protein, with the protein MNRKEYMERLQMDLEAVDEQTAKEILQDFTDHFEQGLSEGRSEEEISEELGDPAELISELNTRPHRQAQAESQTQIDALSMVSIEAESADITLKQGTGNDVLVDFYDNRNPLRVHNYRLETVQENDVYAIRVIRLQNSWLRAGAGEHLRLDVTLPSASLDVKISSMSGDIRLPEILHCGKFAASVQSGDIDIRALDAEAVQFTSASGDIHAAVRGELIEATSISGDLDLTQAHGKLGKFRTTSGDLDIQGCFQAVLAESKSGDLDLAIEAAESLKLDTISGDIHLTLPHTTGFVCSFTTISGDLRPHIHLPLERRGRQLSAGDGHAQIAVKTISGDLKISD; encoded by the coding sequence ATGAACAGAAAAGAATACATGGAACGGCTGCAAATGGATCTGGAGGCCGTTGACGAACAAACCGCAAAGGAAATTCTTCAGGATTTTACCGATCACTTTGAACAGGGGCTGAGCGAAGGCCGCAGCGAAGAGGAAATCAGCGAGGAGCTGGGCGATCCGGCAGAACTGATCAGCGAACTGAATACCCGTCCGCATCGTCAGGCTCAGGCGGAATCCCAAACCCAGATTGATGCCTTGTCGATGGTCAGCATTGAAGCCGAAAGTGCGGATATCACATTGAAGCAGGGAACTGGAAATGATGTTTTAGTGGATTTCTACGATAACCGCAATCCGCTGCGGGTGCATAATTACCGGCTTGAAACAGTTCAGGAGAATGACGTCTATGCCATCCGCGTGATTCGCCTGCAGAACAGCTGGCTGCGGGCGGGAGCGGGAGAACATCTGCGATTGGATGTTACGCTGCCTTCAGCCAGTCTGGATGTCAAGATCAGCAGTATGAGCGGCGATATCCGGCTGCCGGAAATCCTTCACTGCGGCAAGTTTGCGGCGTCGGTGCAAAGCGGAGATATCGATATTCGCGCGCTTGATGCCGAGGCTGTTCAGTTTACGTCGGCTTCCGGCGATATTCATGCGGCAGTCCGCGGTGAATTGATTGAAGCCACTTCGATCAGCGGAGACCTTGATTTGACCCAGGCCCATGGTAAACTGGGCAAGTTCCGTACAACCTCAGGCGATTTAGATATTCAGGGCTGTTTCCAGGCGGTGCTGGCGGAAAGCAAAAGCGGCGATCTTGATCTTGCGATTGAAGCAGCTGAAAGTCTGAAACTGGATACGATCAGCGGCGATATTCATTTAACCCTGCCGCATACCACGGGTTTTGTCTGCAGCTTCACGACGATTTCCGGTGATCTGCGGCCGCATATCCATCTGCCGCTGGAACGCCGCGGCCGTCAGCTGAGCGCTGGGGATGGTCATGCCCAAATCGCGGTCAAGACAATCAGCGGCGATTTGAAAATCAGTGATTAA
- the cpaB gene encoding Flp pilus assembly protein CpaB, whose translation MKKKIALTITLGLTLFGLIISGFYFFQHELNRRLDLVSVPVSTSSLPPRHTITAQDLTWIDVPSAYLQADLLLSEAELVGCWTRLESIIPRGSFFYEEMVERPEEMTDFSITTLKEGQAVFPLAVSIDEISGQLMQPGQQVDLYVYGQWSDGQEMMDCLLRGVRILELQNRYGERIDQAEDTLPSTVLLAVDQAYLSPLSIAEKKGRIELYLTADSYNQAECILAEESEVLRWLKEER comes from the coding sequence ATGAAGAAAAAAATTGCACTCACAATCACCCTCGGATTGACCTTGTTTGGATTGATCATCAGCGGTTTCTATTTTTTCCAACATGAACTGAACCGGCGTTTAGACTTGGTCTCTGTTCCCGTCAGTACATCCAGCTTACCCCCGCGTCATACAATCACAGCCCAGGATCTGACCTGGATTGATGTCCCTTCCGCCTATCTGCAGGCCGATCTGCTTTTGAGCGAAGCGGAGCTTGTCGGTTGTTGGACACGCTTAGAAAGCATCATTCCGCGCGGTTCCTTCTTTTATGAAGAAATGGTTGAAAGACCTGAGGAAATGACTGATTTCAGTATCACGACCTTGAAGGAAGGCCAGGCTGTTTTTCCTTTGGCAGTTTCGATTGATGAGATCAGCGGACAATTAATGCAGCCTGGACAGCAGGTTGATTTGTATGTATACGGCCAATGGTCGGATGGTCAGGAAATGATGGATTGTCTGCTTCGCGGCGTACGCATTCTGGAACTGCAGAATCGTTATGGTGAACGGATTGATCAGGCTGAGGACACCCTGCCTTCTACTGTGCTGCTGGCCGTTGATCAAGCCTATCTGTCTCCTTTATCTATTGCGGAGAAGAAAGGACGAATCGAACTGTATCTAACCGCTGACAGTTATAATCAGGCAGAATGTATCCTGGCAGAAGAATCCGAGGTTCTCCGCTGGCTGAAAGAGGAACGATAG
- a CDS encoding ATP-binding protein — protein MDTRSRKTSGFLAFLLFFVLLTGLLFTSALTVETLYSTQGHQVLYPKQMIQQSLQDLAHLLYDEPPLSGEVQEDLYYNLHYVVEQHDIYFNSDDDLKLTYDQFLQQYGSQGMMMLTWQQGETPQITYRGAYFLIDQKTITRETAEMAVSLLKLYSQEKVERLALVIGDQLAYNTPMYYSYTYFQESMNNLKICFYSSLCLFFITLAYGVFKRAPITAFNEGLAQLTLNFWIEVKLGLGLVLMMMLFSLGLPLPLAVTVLFWGLYVLVNELHFYGLKPFHHNILSSAMKTVRLISGPYGYQKKWLTEFLLLVVFEVICAFILWSMMFSAFLGFMGILVFVLIFAAAFLVLFLYIRRMMLFMQDSAALAQQVENIRSGVLNESFELSEGSPLQPVSDNLEKIREGVSHQVEEQLKSEKLKIELITNVSHDLKTPITSLINYSDLLTKAEIQPEYARDYVRIITQKSVRLKNLIQDLFEISKAASGNLQMDLRKLEINGLLMQTLAELDEKIEASTLEFKIQYLDTPGYILADGGRLYNVFDNLITNAIKYSMENTRVYIQIERVEEQICISFKNIANYELKFDPGSLTERFVRGDVSRSTEGSGLGLAIAETFVTLMKGQIEVSADGDLFKIEIRFAELPQESADFTA, from the coding sequence TTGGATACAAGATCGAGAAAAACTAGCGGGTTTCTGGCGTTCCTGCTTTTTTTCGTTCTGTTGACGGGGCTGTTGTTTACCTCGGCGCTGACGGTGGAAACGCTGTATTCAACCCAGGGTCATCAGGTGCTGTATCCCAAACAGATGATTCAGCAGAGCCTGCAGGATTTGGCGCATCTGCTTTACGATGAACCGCCGTTGTCGGGAGAGGTTCAGGAAGACCTGTATTACAATCTGCATTATGTCGTCGAGCAGCATGATATTTATTTCAACAGCGACGATGATCTGAAGTTGACTTATGATCAGTTTTTGCAGCAGTACGGCAGTCAGGGCATGATGATGCTGACGTGGCAGCAGGGAGAAACCCCGCAGATAACCTATCGCGGAGCGTATTTCCTGATTGATCAGAAGACGATCACACGGGAAACAGCGGAAATGGCAGTCAGCCTGTTAAAGCTGTATTCACAGGAAAAAGTCGAGCGGCTGGCGCTGGTGATCGGCGATCAGCTGGCTTACAATACGCCGATGTATTACAGCTACACGTACTTTCAGGAGTCGATGAACAATCTGAAGATTTGCTTTTATTCCTCGCTGTGCCTGTTTTTTATCACGCTGGCCTATGGGGTGTTCAAGCGCGCTCCGATCACAGCATTTAATGAAGGGTTGGCGCAGCTGACGTTAAATTTTTGGATTGAGGTTAAACTGGGGCTGGGCTTAGTTTTAATGATGATGCTGTTCTCGCTGGGACTGCCGCTGCCGTTGGCGGTGACCGTGCTGTTTTGGGGCTTGTATGTGCTGGTGAATGAACTGCATTTCTATGGCTTAAAGCCATTCCATCACAATATTCTGAGTTCCGCGATGAAGACGGTGCGCTTGATCAGCGGTCCGTATGGCTATCAGAAAAAATGGCTGACGGAATTTCTGCTTCTGGTTGTTTTTGAAGTCATCTGCGCTTTCATTCTCTGGTCGATGATGTTCTCCGCGTTTTTGGGCTTCATGGGAATTCTGGTCTTTGTTCTGATCTTTGCCGCGGCCTTTCTGGTGCTGTTTCTCTACATCCGCCGGATGATGTTGTTCATGCAGGATTCTGCCGCGCTGGCGCAGCAGGTTGAAAATATCCGCAGCGGTGTGCTGAACGAAAGCTTTGAGCTGAGCGAAGGCAGTCCGCTGCAGCCAGTCAGCGATAATTTGGAAAAGATCCGGGAAGGCGTAAGCCATCAGGTTGAAGAACAGCTTAAGAGTGAGAAGCTGAAAATTGAGCTGATTACTAATGTTTCCCATGATCTGAAAACGCCGATCACCTCGCTGATCAACTACTCGGATCTGTTGACCAAAGCTGAGATTCAGCCGGAATATGCCCGTGATTACGTGCGCATCATCACGCAGAAGAGCGTGCGGTTAAAGAATTTGATTCAGGATCTGTTTGAAATTTCCAAGGCGGCCAGCGGCAATCTGCAGATGGATTTGCGGAAGCTGGAAATTAACGGACTTCTGATGCAGACGCTGGCGGAGCTGGATGAAAAAATTGAAGCCAGCACGCTGGAGTTTAAAATCCAATACCTCGATACTCCTGGCTACATTCTGGCAGACGGCGGCCGGTTGTATAATGTCTTTGATAACCTGATTACCAACGCGATTAAGTATTCCATGGAAAATACCCGTGTTTATATTCAGATTGAGCGAGTCGAGGAACAGATCTGCATCAGCTTTAAAAACATTGCGAATTACGAACTGAAATTTGATCCGGGATCGCTGACCGAACGGTTTGTCCGGGGCGATGTTTCGCGGTCGACAGAAGGTTCCGGTTTGGGCTTGGCGATTGCGGAAACGTTTGTAACGCTGATGAAAGGTCAGATTGAGGTCAGTGCTGATGGAGATCTGTTTAAGATCGAAATTCGGTTTGCGGAACTGCCGCAGGAGTCCGCAGATTTCACAGCCTAA
- a CDS encoding M48 family metallopeptidase, giving the protein MESLNINGKILRVSVQRKPIRNLILRLKSPDELLISAPYACSNAEIQRFVEAKRSWIEAHTEKLARRQAQQSQPASGKIAVYGKPVELQWVIGKGKARLQPDRLILYGADACPETKQRAFDQFAKSSLEAEVERLRPKWDQVIADYHLAAPTIHYRRMTSRWGSCIPAKSKITLNLNLIHYPLACVNSVLWHEYAHLIVPNHSQRFYTVIRHHMPDYDTWKALLNGDL; this is encoded by the coding sequence ATGGAAAGCTTAAATATCAATGGGAAAATTCTGCGGGTATCGGTTCAGCGCAAACCGATCCGCAATTTGATTCTGCGCTTAAAAAGTCCGGATGAATTGCTTATCAGCGCGCCGTATGCCTGTTCGAATGCAGAAATTCAGCGGTTTGTGGAAGCGAAGCGCAGCTGGATTGAGGCCCATACGGAAAAGCTGGCCCGTCGTCAGGCGCAGCAGTCCCAACCGGCCAGCGGAAAGATCGCCGTTTACGGCAAACCGGTCGAGCTGCAATGGGTGATTGGCAAAGGCAAAGCCCGGCTGCAGCCGGATCGCTTAATTCTTTATGGCGCCGATGCCTGTCCGGAAACAAAGCAGCGTGCCTTCGATCAATTTGCCAAGAGCAGCCTGGAAGCCGAAGTCGAACGACTGCGGCCAAAATGGGATCAGGTGATTGCAGACTATCATCTGGCTGCTCCGACGATCCATTACCGGCGGATGACAAGCCGCTGGGGCAGCTGTATTCCGGCCAAGTCCAAAATCACGCTGAATCTGAATTTGATTCATTACCCCTTAGCGTGCGTTAATTCCGTGTTATGGCATGAATATGCGCATCTGATCGTACCGAATCATTCCCAGCGCTTTTACACGGTCATTCGTCACCACATGCCGGACTACGATACGTGGAAAGCCTTATTAAATGGGGATTTGTAA
- a CDS encoding DegV family protein — MPKIAVMTDSSADINTQQAESMKLAVMRFPLMIDGQEYIEEMEIKTPEFIRKMEQGAIVKTSQAHLGKLIQQWGDLLKEYDEILYIPLSSGLSGSYQSALTASAAFEGRVTVVDARFACYPLAWLCQWAQDQIQAGHGCEEIKNKIEAEAELWAALIPEKLEYLKRGGRISAAAAALGNLLKIVPILKVEHGGIDVLGKVRTVKKAYQVGLDAIAQVDDPNEYEWMIVEADMKEEAEELKQQMEERIGQPVTIHAMGPIIMAHTGPRTLGYGRVKKLKF; from the coding sequence ATGCCAAAAATTGCAGTAATGACAGATTCATCCGCTGATATTAATACTCAGCAGGCTGAATCAATGAAATTGGCCGTGATGCGTTTCCCGCTGATGATCGACGGTCAGGAATACATTGAAGAAATGGAGATCAAGACACCAGAGTTTATCCGAAAGATGGAACAAGGTGCCATCGTGAAAACGTCTCAGGCGCATTTGGGCAAACTGATCCAGCAATGGGGCGATTTATTAAAGGAATATGATGAAATTCTTTATATTCCACTTTCTTCAGGCTTAAGCGGATCTTATCAGTCTGCCTTGACTGCATCGGCGGCCTTTGAAGGACGGGTTACCGTTGTCGATGCCCGCTTTGCTTGTTATCCGTTAGCCTGGTTGTGCCAATGGGCACAGGATCAAATCCAGGCAGGACATGGCTGCGAAGAAATCAAGAATAAGATTGAAGCAGAGGCTGAGCTGTGGGCTGCCTTAATTCCTGAGAAGCTGGAATATCTGAAACGAGGCGGACGGATATCCGCCGCGGCTGCCGCTTTGGGTAATCTTTTAAAGATTGTTCCAATCCTGAAAGTGGAACACGGCGGCATTGATGTTCTTGGCAAAGTTCGGACGGTAAAAAAAGCCTATCAAGTGGGACTGGATGCCATTGCCCAAGTTGATGATCCCAACGAATATGAATGGATGATCGTCGAAGCGGACATGAAAGAAGAAGCTGAAGAGTTAAAGCAGCAAATGGAAGAACGCATTGGTCAGCCAGTAACGATACATGCTATGGGACCGATTATCATGGCGCATACTGGACCGCGGACGTTAGGCTACGGGCGCGTAAAAAAATTGAAATTCTAA
- a CDS encoding response regulator transcription factor, producing the protein MENYKILVVDDDHEIADAIEIYLKSEGYEIFKAYNGLEALEILNQQKIHCILMDVMMPRMDGIQAIMHIRETSNIPIIILSAKSEDMDKVLGLNIGADDYITKPFNPLEMIARVKSQLRRYMQLGATAETGTVIEVGGLSIDLEAKTVTLEGEPVKVTPIEYRILELFLTNLNRVFSIDEIYERVWNETSFQSENTVAVHIRRIREKIEIDPKNPRYIKVVWGIGYKIEKN; encoded by the coding sequence ATGGAAAACTATAAAATCTTAGTCGTGGACGATGATCATGAGATCGCCGACGCGATCGAAATTTATCTTAAGAGCGAAGGCTATGAAATTTTTAAAGCGTATAATGGACTGGAAGCGCTGGAAATTCTGAACCAGCAGAAAATTCACTGCATTCTGATGGACGTGATGATGCCGAGGATGGATGGGATTCAGGCGATCATGCACATTCGTGAAACATCCAACATTCCGATTATTATCCTGTCTGCCAAGTCGGAGGACATGGATAAGGTGCTGGGTCTGAACATCGGTGCGGATGATTATATTACCAAACCGTTTAATCCTTTGGAAATGATTGCCCGGGTTAAATCGCAGCTGCGCCGCTACATGCAGCTGGGGGCGACGGCGGAAACCGGAACGGTGATCGAAGTCGGTGGGTTAAGTATTGATTTGGAGGCGAAAACGGTGACGCTGGAAGGCGAGCCGGTCAAGGTCACACCGATCGAATATCGGATTCTGGAGTTGTTTTTAACCAATCTGAACCGCGTGTTTTCAATTGATGAAATCTATGAGCGGGTATGGAATGAAACAAGCTTCCAGAGTGAAAACACGGTTGCCGTCCATATTCGGCGGATTCGTGAGAAGATTGAAATTGATCCGAAGAATCCGCGGTATATAAAGGTGGTGTGGGGGATTGGATACAAGATCGAGAAAAACTAG